A window of the Brevinema andersonii genome harbors these coding sequences:
- a CDS encoding HAD family hydrolase, protein MIRLSIYDFDETLYKYDTGRQLIFFLFRRKPSIIKYLPRMIWALIAYKLGHFSFQVMKSEFYSFMELFTVEEWKKIIQIFWQINQKYLFSDILTQLQNDKSDGFKVGIISASAECFLVPIIQYIQPDFFLGTRLYIKNNRMTGVIVGKNCKEQEKVIRLYEYMDKNFPGEEYEVIKMYSDSLHDLPLYKIAQEQYTVNSDGTIRPGIPTVYNNDI, encoded by the coding sequence ATGATTAGATTGTCTATTTATGATTTTGATGAAACTCTTTATAAATATGATACAGGGCGTCAACTGATATTTTTTTTGTTTCGTCGCAAACCAAGCATAATAAAATATTTACCTCGTATGATTTGGGCATTGATTGCTTATAAATTAGGTCATTTTTCTTTTCAGGTCATGAAAAGTGAATTCTATTCTTTTATGGAATTGTTTACAGTCGAAGAATGGAAAAAAATAATTCAAATCTTTTGGCAAATTAATCAAAAATATTTGTTTTCTGATATTTTAACACAGTTGCAAAATGATAAAAGTGATGGTTTTAAGGTAGGAATTATTTCAGCATCTGCAGAATGTTTTTTGGTGCCGATTATCCAATATATACAACCTGATTTTTTTTTAGGAACCCGATTATATATCAAAAATAACAGAATGACGGGGGTTATTGTTGGTAAAAATTGTAAAGAACAAGAAAAAGTGATCCGCTTATATGAATATATGGATAAAAATTTTCCGGGCGAAGAATATGAAGTGATAAAAATGTATTCTGATTCACTCCATGACCTGCCTTTGTATAAGATTGCTCAGGAGCAATATACTGTCAATTCAGACGGAACGATTCGTCCTGGTATCCCAACTGTTTATAATAATGATATTTAG
- a CDS encoding DNA gyrase/topoisomerase IV subunit B: MSQSNYTASSIIALDFPDNVRMRPDMYIGDRSIEGFHHCAFEIIDNSVDEHLAGYASEVTVTLYSDSILEVADNGRGIPIDIHKNEKISAIELVMTKLHAGGKFDNDSYQVSGGLHGVGLSVVNALSEFMEVDVHRNKKIYRIRYEQGIKTVSLHEIGISNKNGTVVRFKLDPTIFRDVTHYNPEILIARLKQSAFLNPGLKMTFVNLLQKSESESDKTSNVHEFCYQGGTAEFLKSDINLHADMLFNAPVRIVGEENGISIDIAFQYRTTNDDPIILSYVNTIHTKSHGLHVDGFWTAYEKLMKTYGERWKIDKKGTRITKRSLSIGLTCIINTRVPNAEFKGQTKDKLTEPARTSAIVRTLTESLLANYLEKHRDITEQILEKAVKEMEALESAQKALENSRSGKLKRKEALTILAGKLADCTSRDPAKREIFIVEGDSAGGSAKQGRNREIQAILPIRGKILNVAKKQDVLKSEIIKMIFASLGISPSLTQQDGYLEKLRYHKVIIMTDADVDGSHIQILLLTFFYRFMPALINEGYLYIAQPPLYRISAGKDSVYAYSDGEKDELLKSPRFSGKRAEIQRYKGLGEMNADQLWETTMDPSVRKLRRVEINNEVVTRERIDLLMGESGNPVEKKEFILSNADFVTNIDDIG; encoded by the coding sequence ATGAGTCAGTCAAATTATACGGCCTCTTCAATTATAGCATTAGATTTTCCTGATAATGTTCGTATGCGTCCTGATATGTATATTGGGGATAGAAGTATCGAAGGTTTTCACCATTGTGCGTTTGAAATTATTGATAATTCTGTAGATGAACATTTAGCTGGTTATGCTTCGGAAGTGACTGTGACATTATATTCGGATAGTATTTTAGAAGTGGCAGACAATGGACGTGGTATACCAATTGATATTCATAAAAATGAAAAAATTTCTGCAATTGAACTGGTGATGACGAAACTTCATGCTGGAGGTAAATTTGATAATGATTCCTATCAAGTTTCTGGTGGTCTGCATGGGGTAGGACTATCGGTGGTTAATGCGCTGTCTGAATTTATGGAAGTAGATGTTCACCGAAATAAGAAAATTTATCGTATTCGTTATGAGCAGGGAATTAAAACGGTATCGCTTCATGAAATTGGGATTTCAAATAAAAATGGAACTGTTGTGCGTTTTAAACTTGATCCAACGATTTTTCGTGATGTTACTCACTATAATCCTGAAATTCTGATTGCACGTTTGAAACAAAGTGCTTTTTTGAATCCAGGATTAAAAATGACATTTGTTAATCTTCTTCAGAAATCTGAATCCGAATCAGATAAAACTTCAAATGTTCATGAATTTTGTTATCAGGGTGGTACAGCAGAATTTTTGAAATCTGATATCAATCTCCATGCTGATATGTTATTTAACGCACCAGTTCGTATTGTTGGTGAAGAAAATGGCATTAGTATAGATATTGCTTTTCAATACCGCACTACTAATGACGATCCTATCATACTGAGTTATGTAAATACTATTCATACTAAGAGCCATGGTTTACATGTAGATGGATTCTGGACAGCATATGAAAAATTGATGAAAACATATGGTGAACGTTGGAAAATTGATAAAAAGGGGACACGTATTACAAAACGCAGTTTGTCTATTGGATTAACCTGTATTATAAATACAAGAGTGCCTAATGCTGAATTCAAAGGTCAAACTAAAGACAAACTTACAGAACCTGCTCGAACTTCAGCAATTGTTCGTACTCTTACGGAAAGTCTGTTGGCAAATTATTTAGAGAAACATCGTGATATTACTGAGCAGATTCTTGAGAAGGCTGTAAAGGAAATGGAAGCTTTAGAATCAGCTCAGAAGGCGTTAGAAAATTCTAGATCTGGTAAGTTGAAGAGAAAGGAAGCATTGACTATATTAGCTGGGAAATTAGCAGATTGTACATCTCGAGATCCGGCAAAAAGAGAAATTTTTATTGTAGAAGGAGATTCTGCTGGAGGTTCGGCAAAGCAGGGTCGGAATCGCGAAATTCAAGCAATTTTGCCGATACGTGGAAAAATTTTGAATGTTGCTAAAAAACAAGATGTACTTAAAAGTGAAATTATCAAAATGATTTTTGCTTCGCTTGGTATTTCTCCAAGCTTGACTCAGCAAGATGGATATCTCGAGAAACTACGTTATCATAAAGTTATTATTATGACAGATGCTGATGTCGATGGTTCGCATATACAAATTTTGTTATTAACTTTTTTTTACCGTTTTATGCCTGCCCTTATTAATGAAGGTTATCTTTATATTGCGCAGCCTCCACTATATCGAATTTCTGCAGGGAAAGATAGTGTATATGCTTACTCTGACGGAGAAAAGGATGAGCTATTGAAAAGTCCGCGTTTTTCAGGAAAAAGAGCGGAAATTCAACGATATAAAGGATTAGGAGAAATGAATGCTGATCAGTTGTGGGAAACTACTATGGATCCTAGTGTTCGCAAGCTTCGAAGAGTGGAAATTAATAATGAAGTTGTTACACGTGAAAGAATTGATTTGCTTATGGGAGAAAGTGGTAATCCTGTAGAAAAAAAAGAATTTATTCTTTCTAATGCAGATTTTGTTACAAATATAGATGATATTGGATAG
- the tyrS gene encoding tyrosine--tRNA ligase, producing MLDPEEQLVIIKKEAIDCLPEDELLKKLQKNIPLKIKLGADPSAPDLHLGHTVILRKLKQFQDLGHEIIFIIGDFTAMIGDPSGKNETRKILSRDEVLKNAETYQSQIFKILDSAKTTIRFNSEWLMKLDFADILKLTATTTVAQLLERDDFAKRFSEHRPISLIEFMYPLAQAYDSVAVNADVEIGGTDQKFNLLFGRSLQQSLGLEPQVILTMPIIEGTDGIQKMSKSLNNYIGISETPESIFGKIMSIPDSLMMKYFKLLTDQSEASTEKRLNNGENPRDLKAELAQNIITQYYSPRDAEKAMEHFNNIFRNKLTPEKMPEYFLKSPYRQLEDFYKTIDIKAVEEFLIQKEEINDCNPLEILKDFQEKSKKIFEKTEIQNWDEQYQEIKRIVMQYQSEAVKSCFALFFMEKIINFQTFKLVYTLVDIIEKLGFESSKSAVRRLIHQGAISIDGEKITEDIILSHIEKSQYVIKVGKFKFLRVITQ from the coding sequence ATGTTAGATCCAGAAGAACAGTTAGTAATTATTAAGAAAGAAGCAATTGATTGTCTTCCTGAGGATGAATTGTTAAAAAAATTGCAAAAAAATATTCCTTTAAAAATAAAGTTAGGTGCAGATCCTTCTGCTCCTGATCTTCATTTAGGCCATACGGTTATTTTAAGGAAATTAAAACAATTTCAAGATTTAGGGCATGAAATTATTTTTATTATTGGTGATTTTACAGCAATGATTGGAGATCCCTCTGGGAAGAATGAAACGAGAAAAATTCTTTCCAGAGATGAAGTTTTGAAAAATGCAGAAACTTATCAATCTCAAATATTTAAGATATTGGATTCGGCTAAAACGACAATACGTTTTAATTCGGAATGGCTTATGAAGCTAGATTTCGCTGATATTTTAAAGTTAACAGCAACAACAACTGTTGCTCAGTTGTTAGAAAGGGATGATTTTGCTAAACGTTTTTCTGAGCACAGACCTATTTCGCTAATAGAATTTATGTATCCGTTGGCTCAAGCATATGATTCTGTAGCAGTGAATGCAGATGTTGAAATAGGAGGTACTGATCAGAAATTTAATTTGTTATTTGGGCGTTCGTTGCAGCAAAGTTTAGGCTTAGAACCTCAAGTTATTCTTACTATGCCTATCATCGAAGGTACTGATGGTATACAAAAAATGAGTAAATCTCTTAATAATTATATTGGTATTTCTGAGACACCTGAAAGTATTTTTGGAAAGATTATGAGTATTCCTGACAGTTTGATGATGAAATATTTCAAATTATTAACTGATCAATCAGAAGCATCTACCGAAAAACGTCTAAACAACGGAGAAAATCCACGTGACTTGAAAGCAGAATTAGCTCAAAATATTATTACTCAGTATTACTCTCCACGTGATGCAGAAAAGGCTATGGAACATTTCAATAATATTTTTAGAAATAAGTTAACTCCTGAAAAAATGCCGGAATATTTTCTAAAAAGCCCTTATAGACAATTAGAAGATTTTTATAAAACTATAGATATTAAAGCGGTTGAAGAATTTTTGATTCAAAAAGAGGAAATTAATGATTGTAATCCTTTGGAAATATTGAAAGATTTTCAAGAAAAATCTAAAAAAATATTCGAAAAAACAGAAATTCAGAATTGGGATGAGCAATATCAGGAAATTAAAAGGATTGTGATGCAATATCAGTCTGAAGCTGTGAAATCTTGCTTTGCATTGTTCTTTATGGAAAAGATCATCAATTTTCAAACTTTTAAACTGGTGTATACTCTTGTGGATATTATAGAAAAATTAGGGTTTGAAAGCAGTAAAAGTGCTGTGCGGCGACTTATTCATCAAGGAGCTATTAGTATCGATGGGGAAAAAATTACTGAAGATATAATATTATCGCATATTGAAAAATCTCAATATGTGATAAAAGTGGGAAAATTCAAATTTTTACGTGTGATCACACAGTAG
- a CDS encoding SIR2 family NAD-dependent protein deacylase — translation MLSKSYDALMDLIIKSDNIVALTGAGISTSSGIPDFRGPKGIYADPIIDGERIFDIHTFKENPKIFSNFFANLYPLLKDAQPSQGHYMLKKLEDMGKLKCIITQNIDGLHTKAGNSHVIEVHGHIREYVCVNSMHHRVGIDDIPYEKLSSGELIICDECQNYMKPDIVFFGEYIKDLEKALTEIQKTDLLLVIGTSLTVYPVAGLPDYCKDHTKLVIINELSTPFDNKADLVFRDDINALAERMGLVVTK, via the coding sequence ATGTTGTCTAAATCTTATGATGCATTGATGGACTTAATTATTAAATCTGATAATATTGTTGCATTAACTGGAGCTGGGATTTCTACGAGTTCGGGGATCCCTGATTTCCGTGGACCTAAAGGGATTTATGCGGATCCTATTATAGATGGGGAACGTATTTTTGATATTCATACATTTAAAGAAAATCCTAAAATATTTAGCAATTTTTTTGCGAACTTGTATCCTCTTTTGAAAGATGCTCAACCATCTCAAGGGCATTATATGCTGAAAAAATTAGAAGATATGGGTAAGTTGAAATGTATTATTACTCAAAATATCGATGGACTTCATACAAAAGCCGGAAATTCTCATGTAATAGAAGTTCATGGTCATATTCGAGAATATGTATGCGTTAACTCTATGCACCATAGAGTAGGAATAGATGATATTCCTTATGAAAAATTATCTAGTGGTGAATTGATTATTTGTGATGAATGTCAAAATTATATGAAACCGGATATAGTATTTTTTGGAGAATATATCAAGGATCTTGAAAAAGCTTTAACAGAAATACAAAAGACAGATTTATTATTAGTAATTGGAACTTCATTGACTGTGTATCCTGTAGCTGGCTTACCTGATTATTGTAAAGATCATACAAAACTGGTCATTATTAATGAGTTATCTACACCGTTTGACAACAAAGCTGATTTAGTCTTTCGTGATGATATAAATGCTCTTGCTGAAAGAATGGGGTTAGTAGTCACTAAATAG
- a CDS encoding PD-(D/E)XK nuclease family protein, with the protein MKILLGDFGSGKSTAILKEAITCLKNKENIWIVVPSRHQKDALLLNIMQNLGVLVGSPILTFNDLKRKLNLYLPHSISNFEKFVIISSIIQRQEKKFRFFKDINKRPEIIKMIYRLISSLREQNIQVLPIIKLLEDKIHDLNLILESYRHELLQHQIYDQKLEIDILTENIQANKIKNLPQHIYIDGFIDFTPLQFKLLTTFIKYLEQQGTQVTMTLLSTDHTLCTNILHQIIKQFPNAEIKYLSSTCQNILSSSFLKKESIASPIKITEIQAFGRYKEVQEVANQIKKLCLFENYELNDILIITDQYNTYFPILTSIFNKFNLPFVFSKDELLSQNPLIIFIKKCLLLAQAPLTHETLDYFAQSNYIRSDLRYTFGQAAHLLPFPLQGNCEAWEEAIENHIHNDPENNDIEQLYRLKDAIQQLSNHFFILADHKEHSVEEYIRYIISILNFFGLQNILTNPSDTKNSLLEETINRDSAALDKLKEIFTELQSILAKIRPSNLNWKSFMFYFTAIIDETRYRLFNFKQNILRIVSADDARGLFAKTVFVLGMNESLFPSLPRHELFDNQDKNHLNQISKKILGKNLWQTDTDLLSKEKLMFASILSRATEQIFFSHTPIDEKGNYYIISNFLSNLLKYQTEFKRIPETNNTNSDPYWINPEIFLSKTNINQIFAHELIPLSSIKTEKNIKVEQIYQYIKNIAYANMQFDLDRSPPNNIKIFFGQLSKNSQSTMIYQGDIITISPTRLERLGRCRYQGLLQDIWKLKKRTLPQYTPKTADYGTLYHNILEQYLKIEPKTFDPLLLKTIIDEYISISHQEKFFRLDYNYIFYILSTFLQTQESQISQQQDICFLELQSGENPLIKDSVIINNKNFLIKSRIDRVNRDKISGNYHIIDYKKKGISSYKQYQKIPFSLFQGFIYGIILIENGFTPINSINYFFLEKNQKFEEIPSKIFPTISSLQEFKIKELIQLIDLVSEGNFSPFTLTEDLGPEIYTLFLNTFGDDFNREFQQKCRYCEVKDICLRKNKLFSDY; encoded by the coding sequence ATGAAAATTTTACTGGGAGATTTTGGTTCAGGAAAAAGCACTGCAATTTTAAAAGAAGCAATAACATGCTTAAAAAATAAAGAAAATATATGGATTGTTGTCCCATCACGGCATCAAAAAGATGCATTATTATTAAATATAATGCAAAATTTAGGAGTATTAGTTGGTTCTCCTATCCTTACTTTTAACGATTTAAAGAGAAAATTGAATTTATATTTACCACATAGTATTAGCAATTTTGAAAAATTTGTTATTATCTCAAGCATCATTCAGCGTCAAGAAAAAAAATTTCGTTTTTTCAAAGATATCAATAAACGTCCAGAAATTATAAAAATGATCTATCGTTTGATTTCTTCGTTACGTGAGCAAAATATTCAAGTATTACCGATCATAAAATTATTAGAAGATAAAATTCATGATTTAAATCTTATTTTAGAAAGTTACAGACATGAACTTCTTCAACATCAGATTTATGATCAAAAGTTAGAAATCGATATTTTAACAGAAAATATCCAAGCAAACAAAATAAAAAATTTACCCCAACACATTTATATTGATGGATTTATTGATTTTACTCCTTTACAATTCAAATTGTTGACAACTTTTATCAAGTATTTGGAACAACAAGGCACACAAGTAACAATGACTTTATTAAGTACAGATCACACTTTATGTACTAATATACTTCATCAAATTATCAAGCAATTTCCTAATGCAGAAATAAAATATCTTAGTTCAACTTGTCAAAATATATTATCTTCCAGTTTTCTTAAGAAGGAATCGATTGCATCTCCAATCAAAATTACAGAAATACAAGCATTTGGGCGATATAAGGAAGTACAAGAAGTCGCTAACCAAATAAAAAAACTCTGCCTCTTTGAAAATTACGAACTAAATGATATTTTAATTATCACAGATCAATATAATACATATTTTCCTATACTGACTTCTATATTCAACAAGTTTAATCTCCCTTTTGTTTTTAGTAAAGATGAGTTGCTTTCACAAAATCCACTGATTATTTTCATAAAAAAATGTTTGTTACTTGCGCAAGCACCCCTGACTCATGAAACATTAGATTATTTTGCCCAATCGAATTATATCCGATCTGATTTGCGTTATACTTTCGGACAAGCAGCTCATTTATTACCGTTTCCTTTGCAAGGAAATTGTGAGGCTTGGGAAGAAGCAATTGAAAACCACATTCATAACGATCCTGAAAATAATGACATTGAACAACTCTACCGTTTAAAAGATGCAATTCAACAACTCTCAAATCACTTTTTTATACTGGCTGATCATAAAGAACACTCTGTAGAAGAATATATACGATATATTATATCCATATTGAATTTTTTTGGACTCCAAAATATTTTGACTAATCCTTCAGATACAAAAAATTCACTGTTAGAGGAAACTATTAATAGAGATTCTGCAGCTTTGGATAAATTAAAAGAAATCTTCACCGAACTTCAATCTATTCTAGCAAAAATAAGACCTTCGAATTTAAACTGGAAGTCCTTTATGTTTTATTTTACTGCTATTATCGATGAAACACGTTACCGATTATTCAATTTTAAACAAAATATTTTGCGGATTGTTTCTGCTGACGATGCAAGGGGATTGTTCGCAAAAACAGTATTTGTACTGGGAATGAATGAAAGCTTATTTCCTTCTTTACCACGTCACGAATTGTTTGATAATCAAGATAAAAATCATCTTAATCAAATATCAAAAAAAATTCTTGGAAAAAATTTATGGCAAACTGATACTGATTTACTTTCAAAAGAAAAACTAATGTTTGCATCAATACTATCGCGTGCAACCGAACAAATTTTTTTCTCTCATACTCCGATTGATGAAAAAGGTAACTACTATATTATATCAAATTTTTTAAGCAATTTATTAAAATACCAAACAGAATTTAAAAGGATTCCTGAGACTAATAATACAAATAGTGATCCTTACTGGATTAATCCCGAAATTTTCTTATCTAAAACAAATATTAATCAAATATTCGCTCATGAATTGATCCCTTTGTCGTCTATTAAAACAGAAAAAAATATTAAAGTAGAACAAATATATCAATATATAAAAAATATTGCTTATGCAAACATGCAATTTGATTTGGATCGTTCCCCACCAAATAATATAAAAATATTTTTTGGACAACTATCAAAAAATTCTCAAAGCACTATGATCTATCAAGGTGACATTATTACAATTTCACCTACTCGATTGGAACGATTGGGAAGATGCCGCTATCAAGGATTATTACAGGATATATGGAAATTGAAAAAACGTACTCTTCCTCAATATACCCCTAAAACAGCAGATTATGGGACATTATATCACAATATATTAGAACAATATTTGAAAATAGAACCTAAAACTTTCGATCCTTTATTATTAAAAACGATCATCGATGAATATATTAGTATTTCCCATCAAGAAAAATTTTTTCGTTTAGATTATAATTATATATTTTATATTCTCAGTACTTTTTTACAAACTCAAGAATCACAAATATCTCAGCAACAAGATATTTGCTTTTTGGAGTTACAATCGGGAGAAAATCCTTTGATAAAAGATTCGGTAATTATTAATAACAAAAACTTTCTAATAAAAAGTAGAATTGATAGAGTTAATAGAGATAAAATATCAGGAAATTATCATATTATTGATTACAAAAAAAAAGGAATTAGTTCTTATAAACAATATCAAAAAATTCCATTTTCTTTATTTCAAGGCTTTATTTACGGGATCATACTTATAGAAAATGGTTTTACACCCATTAACAGTATCAATTATTTTTTTCTTGAAAAAAATCAAAAATTTGAAGAAATACCCTCTAAAATATTCCCTACAATATCATCATTACAAGAATTCAAGATCAAGGAGCTAATACAATTAATAGACTTGGTATCAGAGGGAAATTTTTCTCCTTTTACTTTAACAGAAGATTTAGGGCCAGAAATATATACTCTATTTTTGAACACTTTCGGAGATGATTTTAATCGTGAATTTCAACAAAAATGTCGTTACTGCGAAGTAAAAGATATTTGTTTACGAAAAAATAAACTATTTAGTGACTACTAA
- a CDS encoding energy transducer TonB, with product MAKSIKPISLSYYIIGSIGIHAIVFGIFTLLSPLTKQTETYKIIAVNISTISSERSAPPIKQAQPIIPPVKKIVKKIQQKDLLPSPPKSDKKLTKSSPSTEPIEEKSTLPNSAIPEIIPENKQNDTITEKLDSILQKKEQTPNKKADDFLANASWIGKPRKTIAFPNISARISELQNIQGYGYSVTARITFTPQGWVSSVELIRASGDPRIDYIFRNELRKIRIEENKSGQVDTVIKTFNISVR from the coding sequence ATGGCAAAATCAATAAAACCAATATCTTTATCATATTATATTATTGGATCTATCGGCATTCATGCTATTGTTTTCGGCATTTTTACACTGCTATCTCCCTTAACAAAGCAAACAGAAACTTACAAAATTATTGCAGTTAATATCAGCACCATTAGTTCGGAACGTTCTGCACCGCCTATTAAACAAGCTCAGCCTATTATTCCTCCGGTAAAAAAAATCGTAAAAAAGATTCAACAAAAAGATCTATTGCCTTCGCCTCCTAAATCCGATAAAAAGCTGACAAAATCTTCGCCCTCTACAGAACCTATTGAAGAAAAAAGTACTTTGCCTAACTCTGCCATTCCAGAAATAATACCCGAAAATAAGCAAAATGATACAATTACAGAAAAATTGGACTCCATCCTTCAGAAAAAAGAACAAACACCAAATAAAAAAGCAGATGATTTTTTAGCTAATGCATCCTGGATTGGCAAACCAAGAAAAACTATTGCTTTTCCAAACATTTCAGCGCGGATTTCAGAACTCCAAAATATACAAGGTTATGGATATTCAGTTACAGCAAGGATTACTTTTACTCCACAAGGGTGGGTGAGTTCGGTAGAACTTATACGAGCTTCAGGAGATCCACGAATTGACTACATTTTCAGAAATGAATTACGAAAAATTCGCATCGAGGAAAATAAATCCGGTCAGGTTGACACTGTTATTAAAACATTCAATATTTCCGTAAGATGA
- a CDS encoding ExbD/TolR family protein: MFKKYRFKNRIQADISMTPMIDIVFQLLAFFMITSTFIQTSSLNIDLPKAKASDISVQQNSTLIIQKNGTLIWKEKPISAEELPKTLNEFKSTHADAALIIQGDEDIPYGLLVSIMDAAKLAGIDRLSLATVLKK; the protein is encoded by the coding sequence ATGTTCAAGAAATATCGTTTTAAAAATAGAATTCAAGCGGATATCAGTATGACTCCAATGATCGACATCGTATTCCAACTACTAGCATTTTTTATGATTACTTCTACTTTTATTCAAACATCATCACTTAATATTGACCTACCTAAAGCAAAAGCTTCTGACATCTCTGTGCAGCAAAATAGTACCTTAATTATCCAAAAAAACGGTACATTGATTTGGAAAGAAAAACCAATATCTGCAGAAGAATTACCTAAAACTCTAAATGAATTCAAATCTACACACGCTGATGCGGCACTTATTATCCAAGGAGATGAAGATATTCCTTATGGACTGTTAGTTTCCATTATGGATGCAGCAAAACTTGCTGGTATTGATCGTTTAAGCTTAGCAACCGTACTGAAAAAATAA